Proteins encoded together in one Paracoccus sp. SMMA_5_TC window:
- a CDS encoding DUF808 domain-containing protein, with amino-acid sequence MSGLLALLDDVAGIAKIAAASVDDVAGQAVKAGAKAAGAVIDDAAVTPKYMHGFSAAREVPIVLKIARGSLFNKLVILLPLALLLSAFAPWLITPLLMLGGSYLCYEGAEKVWHALAHDHGNEAHLRPTADGGAGLEEERVRGAIKTDFILSAEIMTIALAAIPSSDTLWMKAVILFVVAVGITVAVYGFVALIVKADDFGLHLARRGGALAGLGRGIVRVMPGFMRVLTVVGTAAMIWVGGQIVIHGLHELGQHQPYEWIHHRAEAAAHAVPAAPGVAAWVTTAFFDGILGLILGMVLIPVAHYLLNPLIGMGKRAFGGG; translated from the coding sequence ATGAGCGGATTGCTGGCGCTGCTGGACGACGTGGCGGGAATTGCCAAGATTGCCGCCGCATCGGTCGACGATGTGGCAGGTCAGGCCGTCAAGGCCGGTGCCAAGGCGGCAGGCGCGGTGATCGACGATGCCGCGGTGACCCCGAAATACATGCACGGTTTTTCCGCCGCCCGCGAGGTGCCGATCGTGCTGAAGATCGCGCGTGGCTCGCTGTTCAACAAGCTGGTGATCCTGTTGCCGCTGGCGCTGCTGTTGTCGGCATTCGCCCCCTGGCTGATCACGCCATTGCTGATGCTGGGCGGATCCTATCTGTGCTACGAGGGCGCGGAAAAGGTCTGGCACGCGCTGGCCCACGACCATGGCAACGAGGCGCATCTGCGCCCGACCGCGGACGGCGGCGCCGGACTTGAGGAAGAGCGCGTGCGCGGCGCCATCAAGACCGATTTCATCCTGTCGGCCGAGATCATGACCATCGCGCTGGCCGCCATTCCCAGCAGCGACACGCTGTGGATGAAGGCGGTGATCCTGTTCGTGGTCGCGGTGGGGATCACCGTGGCGGTCTATGGTTTTGTCGCGCTGATCGTGAAGGCGGACGATTTCGGGCTGCATCTGGCCCGGCGTGGCGGCGCGCTGGCCGGGCTGGGGCGCGGTATCGTGCGGGTGATGCCCGGCTTCATGCGGGTGCTGACCGTCGTCGGCACCGCGGCGATGATCTGGGTGGGCGGCCAGATCGTCATTCACGGCCTGCACGAACTGGGCCAGCACCAACCCTATGAGTGGATCCACCACCGCGCCGAGGCCGCCGCCCATGCCGTGCCGGCCGCCCCGGGCGTCGCCGCCTGGGTCACCACCGCCTTCTTCGACGGTATCCTGGGCCTGATCTTGGGCATGGTGCTGATCCCGGTCGCGCATTATCTGCTCAACCCGCTGATAGGCATGGGCAAGCGCGCTTTCGGCGGCGGCTGA
- a CDS encoding fasciclin domain-containing protein, with protein sequence MTIRFGKTVALTLAAGLAASAALAANTMVGGAEMMPDKTIVENASMSADHSTLVAAVTAAGLAETLSGPGPFTVFAPTNAAFEKLPKGTVEDLLKPENKDKLTQILTCHVVGAEAMSPAIGKMIKDDGGSHAVKTLGGCTLTASINAENNALQLTDENGNVATVTIPDVDQSNGVIHVIDTVLLPKM encoded by the coding sequence ATGACCATCCGCTTTGGCAAGACCGTTGCCCTGACCCTTGCTGCCGGCCTGGCGGCTTCGGCCGCGCTGGCCGCCAATACCATGGTTGGCGGCGCCGAAATGATGCCGGACAAGACCATCGTCGAAAACGCCTCGATGTCGGCTGACCACAGCACGCTGGTCGCGGCCGTTACGGCTGCGGGTCTGGCCGAAACCTTGTCGGGCCCCGGCCCCTTCACCGTCTTTGCCCCCACCAATGCGGCCTTTGAAAAGCTGCCGAAGGGCACCGTCGAGGATCTGCTGAAGCCCGAGAACAAGGACAAGCTGACCCAGATCCTGACCTGTCACGTGGTGGGCGCCGAGGCGATGTCCCCCGCGATCGGCAAGATGATCAAGGATGACGGCGGCAGCCATGCCGTCAAGACCTTGGGCGGCTGCACCCTGACCGCCAGCATCAATGCCGAAAACAACGCCCTTCAGCTGACGGATGAAAACGGCAATGTTGCCACGGTCACCATTCCGGATGTCGACCAGTCGAACGGCGTCATCCATGTGATCGACACCGTGCTGCTGCCGAAGATGTAA
- a CDS encoding anti-sigma factor, which yields MSQETEPLDPDDLDEVLAAELALGLLQGDEAQLILARLADPDFQARVQAWQERLASLTEDLTPVLPPARTRQRIREALGHAQPLFSQPIETRPRWWQRPWALFGGAVAVLALALVWLMPMLPERTTPAPGWRAELAAADQGLRVAAQVSGREFRLQLQSGPAAEGRDWEIWWIKPDGSAPISLGVVPRQGELRAELPAGLDPGAGVQIALSDEPAGGSPTGQATGPVVAIAPLTAS from the coding sequence ATGAGCCAGGAAACCGAACCCCTTGATCCCGATGACCTGGACGAGGTTCTGGCCGCGGAGCTGGCGCTGGGCCTTTTGCAGGGTGACGAGGCGCAATTGATCCTGGCGCGGCTGGCGGACCCGGACTTTCAGGCGCGGGTGCAGGCCTGGCAGGAAAGGCTGGCCAGCCTGACCGAGGATCTGACCCCTGTCCTGCCGCCCGCGCGCACCCGCCAGCGCATCCGCGAGGCGCTGGGCCATGCGCAGCCGCTGTTCAGCCAGCCCATCGAGACCCGCCCGCGCTGGTGGCAGCGGCCCTGGGCGCTGTTCGGGGGGGCAGTGGCGGTGCTGGCGCTGGCGCTGGTCTGGCTGATGCCGATGCTGCCCGAACGCACGACGCCCGCGCCCGGCTGGCGGGCCGAACTGGCCGCTGCCGACCAGGGGTTGCGGGTGGCGGCCCAGGTCAGCGGCCGCGAATTCCGGCTGCAATTGCAAAGCGGCCCGGCTGCCGAGGGGCGCGATTGGGAAATCTGGTGGATCAAGCCCGACGGCTCGGCGCCCATCTCGCTGGGGGTGGTGCCGCGGCAGGGAGAGTTGCGCGCAGAGCTGCCCGCGGGGCTGGATCCCGGGGCGGGCGTGCAGATCGCGCTGTCGGACGAACCGGCGGGCGGCTCGCCCACCGGGCAGGCCACAGGGCCGGTGGTGGCGATCGCGCCGCTCACGGCTTCGTGA
- a CDS encoding sigma-70 family RNA polymerase sigma factor → MPDPRLRQLEDLIARVALGDRAAFDSLYEATSAKLHAVCLAVLKDRPEAEDTLQEVYIRVWQGASRYAANGLSPMTWLITIARNRAIDRLRARRGQPAHAPAEAAADLPASQPSPEMAAIRAQERRLLGDCLSRLESAQAGAVRAVYLEGMSYADLAAREGMALNTLRSWLRRSLLRLKDCVSQ, encoded by the coding sequence TTGCCCGATCCGCGCCTGCGCCAGCTCGAGGATCTGATCGCCCGCGTCGCGCTGGGCGACAGGGCGGCTTTCGACAGCCTGTATGAGGCGACTTCGGCCAAGCTGCACGCGGTCTGCCTGGCGGTGCTGAAGGATCGCCCCGAGGCCGAGGATACCCTGCAAGAGGTTTACATCCGGGTCTGGCAGGGCGCGTCGCGCTATGCCGCGAATGGTCTTTCGCCGATGACCTGGCTGATTACCATTGCCCGCAACCGTGCCATCGACCGGCTGCGGGCGCGACGCGGTCAGCCGGCGCATGCCCCGGCCGAGGCGGCGGCCGATCTGCCCGCGTCCCAGCCCTCGCCCGAAATGGCGGCCATCCGTGCCCAGGAACGGCGCCTGCTGGGCGATTGCCTGTCGCGGCTCGAATCCGCTCAGGCGGGGGCGGTGCGCGCCGTCTATCTGGAAGGCATGAGCTATGCCGATCTGGCCGCGCGCGAGGGCATGGCGCTCAATACCCTGCGCAGCTGGCTCAGGCGCAGCCTGCTGCGGCTGAAGGATTGTGTCAGCCAATGA
- the cobS gene encoding cobaltochelatase subunit CobS yields MLDMNAKPTEEIDLRAVFGLDSDMKVKGFAERSERVPEIDPTYKFDPDTTLAILAGFAYNRRVMIQGYHGTGKSTHIEQVAARLNWPCVRVNLDSHVSRIDLIGKDAIKLVDGKQVTVFHEGILPWALRNPTAIVFDEYDAGRADVMFVIQRVLEADGKLTLLDQNEVITPNPYFRLFATANTVGLGDTTGLYHGTQQINQGQMDRWSLVSTLNYLSHDAEAAIVLAKNPTYNTEKGRRIISQMVTLADLTRTAFMQGDLSTVMSPRTVIAWAQNARIFGDNIGYAFRLTFLNKCDELERQTVAEFYQRLFDEELPESAAVKAG; encoded by the coding sequence ATGCTGGACATGAACGCGAAACCGACCGAGGAAATCGACCTGCGCGCGGTCTTTGGGCTGGACAGCGACATGAAGGTCAAGGGCTTTGCCGAGCGCAGCGAGCGCGTGCCCGAAATCGACCCGACCTACAAGTTCGATCCCGACACCACCCTGGCGATCCTGGCCGGGTTTGCCTATAACCGCCGGGTGATGATCCAGGGCTATCACGGCACCGGCAAGTCGACGCATATAGAACAGGTGGCGGCGCGGCTGAACTGGCCCTGCGTGCGGGTGAACCTGGACAGCCACGTCAGCCGCATCGACCTGATCGGCAAGGATGCGATCAAGCTGGTCGACGGCAAGCAGGTGACGGTGTTTCACGAAGGCATCCTGCCCTGGGCCCTGCGCAACCCGACCGCCATCGTCTTTGACGAATACGACGCCGGCCGGGCCGACGTGATGTTCGTGATCCAGCGCGTCCTGGAAGCCGACGGCAAGCTGACCCTGCTGGACCAGAACGAGGTCATCACCCCGAACCCCTATTTCCGGCTGTTCGCCACCGCCAATACCGTGGGCCTTGGCGATACCACCGGGCTTTACCATGGCACCCAGCAGATCAACCAGGGCCAGATGGACCGCTGGTCGCTGGTCAGCACGCTGAACTACCTGTCCCACGACGCCGAGGCCGCGATCGTGCTGGCCAAGAACCCGACCTACAACACCGAAAAGGGCCGCCGGATCATCAGCCAGATGGTAACGCTGGCCGACCTGACCCGCACCGCCTTCATGCAGGGCGACCTGTCCACGGTGATGTCGCCGCGCACGGTGATCGCCTGGGCCCAGAACGCCCGCATCTTCGGCGACAACATCGGCTACGCCTTCCGCCTGACCTTCCTGAACAAATGCGACGAACTGGAACGCCAGACCGTCGCCGAGTTCTATCAGCGCCTGTTCGACGAAGAACTGCCCGAAAGCGCGGCGGTCAAGGCGGGGTAA
- the cobT gene encoding cobaltochelatase subunit CobT translates to MKKSDNPADPFKKALTEATRALAEDHDLNVTFSADPSGVTGDTMRLPQVSRRMTREEILLARGTADALAMKLRHHDPATHAKYVPAGPMARDLYEAMETARCEALGARDMPGALSNIDARLGHDAERKGYGQIKSPADAPLAVAAGYILRQAATGRPLPAAAQHVADLWRPFVEEQAGAELEQVNSVLADQAAFARLARKVIADLGYGDQLGEDPDEPQEDEAQENAEQDDEAGDNQSRDQNPDDEAEASPERTQEQTQDERQAQVSMDDQSDEELADEAETSETEPPPDLPPPVSEASPDYRVYTQQFDEEIRAEDLADPAELERLRAYLDKQLEPLRGAVSRLANKLQRRLQAQQNRSWEFDKEEGVLDAGRLARVVANPTTPLSFKIEKDTEFRDTVVTLLLDNSGSMRGRPISIAAICADVLARTLERSQVKVEILGFTTRAWKGGQARESWLAAGRPAQPGRLNDLRHIIYKGADAPWRRVRPNLGLMMKEGLLKENIDGEALEWAHRRLVRRPEQRRILMVISDGAPVDDSTLSVNPANFLEKHLRDVIAMIERRKQVELLAIGIGHDVTRYYQRAVTITDAEQLAGAITEQLAALFEADPRKRARAMQQRRPA, encoded by the coding sequence ATGAAGAAATCCGACAACCCCGCCGATCCGTTCAAGAAGGCCCTGACCGAAGCCACGCGCGCCCTGGCCGAGGATCACGACCTGAACGTCACCTTCAGCGCCGATCCCTCGGGCGTCACCGGCGACACCATGCGCCTGCCGCAGGTCAGCCGCCGCATGACGCGCGAGGAAATCCTGCTGGCGCGCGGGACCGCCGATGCCCTGGCGATGAAGCTGCGCCATCACGATCCGGCCACCCACGCGAAATACGTGCCCGCCGGCCCGATGGCGCGCGATCTTTATGAGGCGATGGAAACCGCGCGCTGCGAGGCACTGGGCGCGCGCGACATGCCCGGTGCGCTGTCCAATATCGACGCCCGCCTGGGCCATGACGCCGAACGCAAGGGCTATGGCCAGATCAAGTCGCCCGCCGACGCGCCGCTGGCGGTGGCGGCCGGCTATATCCTGCGCCAGGCCGCGACCGGGCGCCCCCTGCCCGCCGCCGCCCAGCACGTGGCCGACCTGTGGCGCCCCTTTGTCGAGGAACAGGCCGGCGCCGAACTGGAACAGGTCAACAGCGTGCTGGCCGATCAGGCGGCCTTCGCACGCCTTGCCCGCAAGGTCATCGCCGATCTGGGCTATGGCGACCAGCTGGGCGAAGACCCCGACGAGCCGCAAGAGGACGAGGCCCAGGAAAACGCCGAACAGGACGACGAGGCCGGCGACAACCAGTCGCGCGACCAGAACCCCGATGACGAGGCCGAGGCCAGCCCCGAACGCACCCAGGAACAGACCCAGGACGAACGCCAGGCCCAGGTCAGCATGGATGACCAGTCCGACGAGGAACTGGCCGACGAGGCCGAGACATCTGAGACCGAGCCCCCGCCCGACCTGCCGCCCCCGGTCAGCGAGGCCAGCCCCGACTATCGCGTCTATACCCAGCAGTTCGACGAGGAAATCCGCGCCGAGGATCTGGCCGACCCGGCGGAACTGGAACGGCTGCGCGCCTATCTGGACAAGCAGCTCGAGCCGCTGCGCGGCGCGGTCAGCCGCCTGGCCAACAAGTTGCAGCGCCGCCTGCAGGCGCAGCAGAACCGCAGCTGGGAATTCGACAAGGAAGAAGGCGTTCTGGACGCCGGGCGCCTTGCGCGCGTGGTGGCCAACCCGACCACGCCCCTGTCCTTCAAGATCGAAAAGGATACCGAATTCCGCGATACGGTGGTGACGCTGCTGCTGGACAATTCGGGTTCGATGCGCGGGCGCCCGATCAGCATTGCCGCCATCTGCGCCGATGTGCTGGCGCGCACGCTGGAACGTTCGCAGGTCAAGGTCGAGATCCTGGGCTTTACCACCCGCGCCTGGAAGGGCGGACAGGCGCGCGAATCCTGGCTGGCCGCAGGCCGCCCGGCCCAGCCCGGCCGGCTGAACGACCTGCGCCACATCATCTACAAGGGGGCCGACGCCCCCTGGCGGCGGGTGCGCCCGAACCTGGGCCTGATGATGAAAGAGGGGCTGCTCAAGGAAAACATCGATGGCGAGGCGCTGGAATGGGCGCATCGGCGCCTTGTGCGCCGCCCCGAACAGCGCCGCATCCTGATGGTGATTTCCGATGGTGCCCCGGTCGATGACAGCACCCTGTCGGTCAATCCGGCGAATTTCCTGGAAAAACACCTGCGCGATGTGATCGCGATGATCGAAAGGCGCAAGCAGGTCGAACTGCTGGCGATCGGCATTGGCCATGACGTCACCCGCTATTACCAGCGCGCCGTCACCATCACCGATGCCGAACAGCTGGCCGGTGCCATTACCGAACAGCTGGCCGCCCTGTTCGAGGCCGACCCGCGCAAGCGGGCCCGGGCCATGCAGCAGCGCCGCCCGGCCTAG
- the epsE gene encoding exopolysaccharide biosynthesis GT4 family glycosyltransferase EpsE, with product MLKIGFFIPEFPGQTHIFLWRERQALAELGIQADLISTRPPPRSIASHSWGAAAQAQTRYLLPLEGGPLRLVADLLRAGPRGWMRGLSAALRAETQGGLKGRVRMLALLAMGARLAGIARDRGWTHVHVHSCADSANIAMFAQRLGGPSYSLTLHGPTLDGYGPNQRQKWRHARFATIISRLLLGVAQREIGPDLPPVVLVAPMGVDLAQIRRAAPWQPPAPGTPLRVFSCGRLNAVKGHDHLIRTIQILRDQGIDARLEIAGEDEQGGSGYRRQLEALIAQAGLQDVVTLLGAVSEDRVRQGLEQAHVFALASLNEGISVAIMEAMAMEMPVVVTDVGGNHELITSGRDAILVPPERPEIMAAEIARLYAEPDHARQLAQASRARVEQDFHHRRSAQAVAEGLARTLPGAAAHLRIAPATDSPHPLRQH from the coding sequence GTGCTGAAAATCGGTTTCTTCATTCCCGAATTTCCGGGCCAGACGCATATCTTCCTGTGGCGGGAACGCCAGGCGCTGGCCGAACTTGGGATCCAGGCCGACCTGATCTCGACCCGGCCGCCGCCGCGCAGCATCGCATCGCACAGCTGGGGGGCGGCGGCCCAGGCCCAGACCCGCTATCTGCTGCCGCTGGAAGGCGGTCCGCTGCGGCTCGTCGCGGATCTGCTGCGGGCGGGGCCGCGCGGCTGGATGCGCGGATTGTCCGCGGCCCTGCGCGCCGAAACCCAGGGCGGGCTCAAGGGCCGGGTGCGGATGCTGGCGCTGCTGGCCATGGGGGCACGGCTTGCGGGGATCGCCCGCGACCGCGGCTGGACGCACGTCCATGTCCACAGCTGCGCCGACAGCGCCAATATCGCCATGTTCGCCCAGCGATTGGGCGGCCCCAGCTACAGCCTGACCCTGCATGGCCCGACGCTGGACGGATACGGCCCCAACCAGCGCCAGAAATGGCGCCACGCCCGCTTTGCCACCATCATCTCGCGCCTGCTGCTGGGGGTGGCGCAGCGCGAAATCGGCCCCGACCTGCCGCCGGTGGTGCTGGTGGCGCCGATGGGGGTCGATCTGGCGCAGATCCGGCGCGCCGCGCCCTGGCAGCCGCCTGCGCCCGGAACGCCGCTGCGCGTCTTTTCCTGCGGGCGGCTGAATGCGGTCAAGGGCCACGACCACCTGATCCGCACCATCCAGATCCTGCGCGATCAGGGCATCGACGCCCGGCTGGAAATCGCGGGCGAGGACGAACAGGGTGGCAGCGGCTATCGCCGCCAGCTCGAGGCGCTGATTGCCCAGGCCGGGCTGCAGGATGTCGTCACCCTGCTGGGCGCCGTCAGCGAGGATCGCGTTCGCCAGGGGCTGGAGCAGGCGCATGTCTTTGCGCTGGCCAGCCTGAACGAGGGGATCTCGGTCGCCATCATGGAGGCGATGGCAATGGAAATGCCGGTCGTCGTAACCGATGTGGGCGGCAATCACGAATTGATCACCTCGGGGCGCGACGCGATTCTGGTGCCGCCGGAACGGCCCGAGATCATGGCCGCCGAAATCGCCCGGCTTTACGCCGAACCCGACCATGCGCGGCAACTGGCGCAGGCGTCGCGCGCGCGCGTGGAACAGGATTTTCACCATCGCCGCAGCGCGCAGGCCGTGGCCGAAGGGCTTGCCCGCACCCTGCCCGGCGCGGCCGCGCATCTGCGGATCGCGCCCGCGACCGATTCACCCCACCCCCTTCGCCAGCACTGA
- a CDS encoding aminopeptidase P family protein encodes MFQTYDSHSDPGLHPPRLAALRQTLAARDLNGMLVPRADAHQGEYVAAHDARLAWLTGFSGSAGFCIVTPDRAGVFIDGRYRVQVKAEVDPAHFTPVPWPETRPADWLRESLPEGGRIGYDPWLHTRREIRDLEIGLTGSGIALIAMETNPIDAIWSDQPAPPVGVVRLWPDQIAGQTAAEKRARIAQELRNSGQRAAVLTLPDSISWLLNIRGADVPRNPVVQAFAIIEDNGHVAIFANPAKFPPEVRAALGNEVSVLPSEALTPALTNLSGPVRVDPASAPDRVFTLIESMKTPIAEAADPVILPKATKNAAEIAGMRDAHLRDGAAVCELLCWLDARAHTLDSQPLTEIDVARQLEQFRRDRGALDISFDTIAATGPHAAIPHYHVSTASNLRILPGQVLLVDSGGQYDTGTTDITRTLPMGPVDPAVRRPYTRVLQGMIAVTRLQFPRGIAGCHIDALARAPLWAEGMDYDHGTGHGVGAGLSVHEGPVRIARISDIPLQPGMILSNEPGYYREGAFGIRIENLIVVEPRDSADGRAMLGFETLTFAPIDRRLIEPGLMSAEDIAWLDAYHAQVFDKLAPLVSAATRDWLFLATRPLASLS; translated from the coding sequence ATGTTCCAGACCTATGACAGCCACTCTGATCCCGGCCTGCATCCGCCGCGGCTGGCGGCGCTGCGCCAGACCCTGGCCGCGCGCGATCTGAACGGCATGCTGGTGCCGCGCGCCGACGCGCATCAGGGCGAATATGTCGCCGCGCACGACGCCCGTCTGGCCTGGCTGACGGGCTTTTCCGGCAGCGCCGGCTTTTGCATCGTCACCCCGGACCGCGCCGGCGTGTTCATCGATGGTCGCTACCGCGTCCAGGTCAAGGCCGAGGTCGATCCCGCCCATTTCACCCCCGTCCCCTGGCCCGAGACGCGGCCCGCCGACTGGCTGCGCGAGTCCCTGCCCGAGGGCGGGCGTATCGGCTATGATCCCTGGCTGCACACCCGGCGCGAAATCCGAGATCTGGAAATCGGTCTGACGGGCTCGGGCATTGCGCTGATCGCGATGGAGACGAACCCCATCGATGCCATCTGGTCAGACCAGCCGGCGCCGCCGGTGGGTGTGGTCCGCCTGTGGCCCGATCAGATCGCCGGCCAGACCGCCGCGGAAAAGCGCGCCCGCATCGCGCAGGAACTGCGCAACTCGGGCCAACGGGCCGCCGTGCTGACCCTGCCTGATTCGATTTCGTGGCTGCTGAACATCCGCGGCGCCGATGTGCCGCGCAATCCCGTGGTGCAGGCCTTTGCCATCATCGAGGATAACGGCCATGTCGCGATCTTTGCCAACCCGGCCAAATTCCCGCCCGAGGTGCGCGCCGCCCTGGGCAACGAGGTCTCGGTGCTGCCGTCCGAGGCGCTGACGCCGGCGCTGACCAACCTGTCGGGGCCGGTGCGGGTCGATCCGGCCAGCGCCCCCGACCGGGTCTTTACCCTGATCGAAAGCATGAAAACCCCCATTGCCGAGGCCGCCGATCCGGTGATCCTGCCCAAGGCGACCAAGAACGCGGCCGAAATTGCCGGCATGCGCGACGCGCATCTGCGCGACGGCGCTGCGGTCTGCGAATTGCTGTGCTGGCTGGACGCCCGCGCCCACACGCTCGACAGCCAGCCGCTGACCGAAATCGACGTGGCGCGGCAACTGGAACAGTTCCGCCGCGACCGGGGCGCGCTGGACATCAGCTTTGACACGATTGCCGCGACCGGCCCGCATGCGGCGATCCCGCATTACCACGTCAGCACCGCCAGCAACCTGCGCATCCTGCCCGGCCAGGTTCTGCTGGTCGATTCCGGCGGCCAATACGACACCGGCACCACCGACATCACCCGCACCCTGCCGATGGGTCCGGTCGATCCGGCAGTTCGTCGCCCCTATACGCGGGTGCTGCAAGGCATGATCGCGGTGACGCGGCTGCAATTTCCGCGCGGCATCGCCGGTTGCCACATCGATGCGCTGGCCCGCGCCCCCCTTTGGGCCGAGGGCATGGATTACGATCACGGCACCGGCCATGGCGTGGGCGCGGGCCTGTCGGTGCACGAGGGACCGGTGCGAATCGCCCGCATATCCGACATTCCGCTGCAACCGGGAATGATCCTGTCGAACGAGCCGGGATATTACCGCGAGGGTGCCTTTGGCATCCGCATCGAAAACCTGATCGTGGTCGAACCGCGCGACAGCGCCGACGGCCGCGCGATGCTGGGGTTCGAGACCCTGACCTTTGCGCCGATCGACCGGCGGCTGATCGAGCCGGGCTTGATGTCGGCCGAGGACATCGCCTGGCTCGACGCCTATCACGCGCAGGTTTTCGACAAGCTGGCGCCGCTGGTCAGCGCGGCGACGCGCGACTGGCTGTTTCTGGCCACGCGCCCGCTGGCCAGCCTGTCCTAG
- a CDS encoding DUF475 domain-containing protein, protein MRSTLSYLVWPLIVTGIGLVLAGALGWQYHHSQAGVLAFFLIAAILAVLEISLSFDNAIVNAQKLKQMTPKWQRRFLTWGIIIAVFGMRVIFPLLVVVIAARLGPWQAVRLAATQPQEYSRIIHEAHLPIAAFGGSFLMLVALNYFFDEAKDVDWIKGVEAALRKLGEIRGMEVGFVLACILVVVGQLPAEKEHGFIVAAIWGVITYLGVDMLGHVLDQWGASQAQAGIARGGLGAFLYLEVLDASFSFDGVIGAFALTQNLFLIAIGLGIGAMYVRSMTVMLVERGTLAEFRYLEHGAFWSIFVLSVLMFAQTLRPIPEVLTGLLGAGFIGTAFLSSLAWRRRQRDR, encoded by the coding sequence ATGAGATCGACGCTGAGCTATCTGGTCTGGCCCCTGATCGTCACCGGCATCGGTCTGGTCCTGGCCGGCGCATTGGGCTGGCAGTATCATCACAGCCAGGCGGGGGTTCTGGCCTTTTTCCTGATCGCGGCCATCCTGGCGGTGCTGGAAATCTCGCTCAGTTTCGACAATGCGATCGTCAACGCCCAGAAGCTGAAGCAGATGACGCCGAAATGGCAGCGGCGATTCCTGACCTGGGGCATCATCATCGCGGTGTTCGGCATGCGGGTGATCTTTCCGCTGCTGGTGGTGGTGATCGCGGCCCGGCTGGGCCCGTGGCAGGCGGTGCGCCTGGCCGCTACCCAGCCGCAGGAATATTCGCGTATCATCCACGAGGCGCATCTGCCCATCGCCGCCTTTGGCGGATCGTTCCTGATGCTGGTAGCGCTGAACTATTTCTTTGACGAGGCCAAGGACGTCGACTGGATCAAGGGCGTCGAGGCGGCCTTGCGCAAGCTGGGCGAGATTCGTGGCATGGAGGTGGGCTTTGTGCTGGCCTGCATCCTGGTCGTTGTGGGCCAGCTGCCGGCCGAAAAGGAACACGGCTTCATCGTGGCGGCGATCTGGGGGGTCATCACCTACCTGGGCGTCGACATGCTGGGCCATGTGCTGGACCAATGGGGCGCCAGCCAGGCCCAGGCGGGCATCGCCCGCGGCGGGCTGGGCGCGTTCCTGTATCTTGAGGTGCTGGACGCCTCCTTCAGCTTCGACGGGGTGATCGGTGCCTTTGCCCTGACCCAGAACCTGTTCCTGATCGCCATCGGGCTGGGGATCGGGGCGATGTATGTGCGCTCGATGACGGTGATGCTGGTCGAACGCGGCACCCTGGCCGAATTCCGCTATCTGGAACACGGCGCCTTCTGGTCGATCTTCGTGCTGTCGGTGCTGATGTTCGCCCAGACCCTGCGCCCCATCCCCGAGGTGCTGACAGGGCTGCTGGGGGCGGGCTTCATCGGCACCGCCTTTCTCAGCTCGCTTGCCTGGCGCCGGCGCCAGCGCGACCGCTAG
- a CDS encoding DUF1045 domain-containing protein yields the protein MRRYAIYHLPGGDLGAFGSRWLGWDARRGCAVAPAPDLPGRAEAVSTPCRYGFHATLKAPFALAPGRSPQALARALRDICAHLPAVDLALTLSCDWGFVALRPTQTPPDLRRIEAALVTGLDGFRAPLDDHDRQRRRPQTLPARARAHLERWGYPFVLDLFQYHLTLSGALEPGPASALAAGLAPHLEPLLARPLALDRVALMGEDAQGRFHMIEEVPLTG from the coding sequence TTGCGACGTTACGCCATCTATCACCTGCCCGGGGGCGATCTGGGGGCCTTTGGCAGCCGCTGGCTGGGCTGGGACGCGCGCCGGGGTTGCGCCGTCGCGCCCGCGCCCGACCTGCCCGGCCGGGCCGAGGCCGTTTCCACCCCGTGCCGCTACGGCTTTCACGCCACCTTGAAGGCGCCCTTTGCGCTGGCACCGGGGCGCAGCCCACAGGCGCTGGCGCGGGCGCTGCGCGACATCTGCGCGCATCTGCCCGCCGTGGACCTGGCGTTGACGCTCAGCTGCGACTGGGGATTTGTGGCGCTGCGCCCCACACAGACGCCGCCCGACCTGCGGCGGATCGAGGCGGCGCTGGTCACCGGGCTGGACGGGTTTCGCGCACCGCTTGACGATCACGACCGCCAGCGGCGGCGCCCCCAGACCCTGCCCGCCCGCGCCCGCGCACATCTCGAACGCTGGGGCTATCCGTTCGTGCTGGACCTGTTCCAGTATCACCTGACGCTCAGCGGGGCGCTGGAACCGGGGCCGGCAAGCGCGCTGGCTGCGGGGCTGGCACCGCATCTGGAGCCGCTGTTGGCCCGGCCGCTGGCGCTGGACCGCGTGGCCTTGATGGGCGAGGACGCGCAGGGCCGCTTTCACATGATCGAGGAAGTGCCGCTGACCGGCTAG